From Candidatus Neomarinimicrobiota bacterium:
CAGGGAATCTGGATCTGAGTAAAAAATGAAAGCTTCCTGACAATCCAACTAAGTCTGAGGTACGCATTTAGGGGATGAGCCAAAATTATAACCATAGCTACCGCTATGGTTATAATTTTAAGCTTACAGAACAGCAAAATATTTTGAACCTATGCGCGCCCTCTAAAGTATAAATGGTATTACATGACTCACACTCAAAGAACCCCTTTTCTTGATGCTTGCTTATCTAAGAGCCAGGATATCTTTCTCAAATACCTTGTGGTCTGTATAGCCAACATATTTTCGCTGGATATTAAAATCACGATCAACCACAAAAGTAGTGGGAATACCCCGGATACCGCCATAAGCCTGAACCACGCCGCCATCTCCATAAACAATGGGGTAATTGATGTTCATTTTTTTGGCAAAGGGCACAACCGCCTTGGGACCCCCCTGATCCAGAGAAACACCAAGTATGACCACATCATCAGCATAATCATCC
This genomic window contains:
- a CDS encoding TlpA disulfide reductase family protein, yielding MKKNKIIASIAAVLFVIFGIFMIGTTSVSAQEAPDFTLTDIEGNEVSLSDFKGKVIIIDFWATWCGPCKMEIPSFIKLQDDYADDVVILGVSLDQGGPKAVVPFAKKMNINYPIVYGDGGVVQAYGGIRGIPTTFVVDRDFNIQRKYVGYTDHKVFEKDILALR